In Pseudoalteromonas ulvae UL12, a single genomic region encodes these proteins:
- a CDS encoding Rho-binding antiterminator — protein MMQCAGHDYVEVACLYGYRIQLQLKDQQIVSGYALTTTYQAANDGSDDKVEVLKIQTEQQIVAIALSEISVLTAITKNRFFDVVTF, from the coding sequence ATGATGCAGTGTGCTGGCCATGATTATGTCGAGGTGGCGTGTTTGTACGGTTATCGTATCCAGTTGCAGCTCAAAGATCAGCAAATAGTGAGCGGTTATGCCCTGACCACGACCTATCAAGCTGCAAATGATGGTTCTGATGACAAGGTTGAAGTGTTAAAAATTCAAACTGAGCAACAAATTGTAGCGATTGCACTCAGTGAGATTTCAGTACTGACAGCAATCACAAAAAACCGCTTTTTTGACGTCGTGACTTTTTAA